The Sander vitreus isolate 19-12246 unplaced genomic scaffold, sanVit1 ctg333_0, whole genome shotgun sequence genome has a window encoding:
- the LOC144513744 gene encoding corticoliberin-like → ADCRPADADATATGQRRLPLLLPRPLLLHLGEEFSLRLGGGSAASSPSFPPSSSSSAVNVALLRLTQRLLQVHAEQQEEEKEKRSEEPPISLDLTFHLLREVLQMARAEQQAQQADSNRRMMDTAGK, encoded by the coding sequence GCTGACTGTCGACCGGCCGACGCAGACGCCACAGCAACAGGCCAACGCCGCCTGCCGCTGCTGCTCCCTAGGCCGCTGCTGCTCCACCTGGGGGAGGAGTTCTCCCTCCGGCTGGGGGGAGGCTCTGCtgcttcctctccctctttccctccctcgtCCTCTTCCTCGGCTGTGAACGTGGCGCTGCTGCGGCTGACGCAGCGCCTCCTGCAGGTGCACGCCGAGcagcaggaagaggagaaggagaagcgGTCAGAGGAGCCTCCCATCTCTCTGGACCTGACCTTCCACCTGCTGAGAGAAGTTCTGCAGATGGCGCGCGCTGAGCAGCAGGCGCAGCAGGCCGACAGCAACCGCAGGATGATGGACACGGCCGGGAAATGA